The following are encoded in a window of Candidatus Margulisiibacteriota bacterium genomic DNA:
- a CDS encoding biotin--[acetyl-CoA-carboxylase] ligase yields MILGRQIIRLPEIDSTSDEARRQVKLGAGEGLVVVAGRQTAGRGKPGSRWHSPVGNLYFSVVLKPFRNPNELAQVTLVGALAVRKFLEKLGCAGAVVKWPNDVLVHGRKISGILTERLPSGHLIIGLGVNINTLPAAVGENATSLFALTGKNHQLDECLAILLAELEQEYLAYLGKFC; encoded by the coding sequence TTGATCCTCGGCCGCCAGATCATCCGCCTGCCGGAAATAGATTCGACCAGCGACGAAGCGCGCCGCCAGGTCAAGCTCGGCGCGGGTGAAGGTTTGGTCGTCGTGGCCGGACGGCAAACGGCCGGCCGGGGCAAACCGGGGAGCCGCTGGCATTCACCCGTTGGTAATCTTTACTTTTCGGTCGTCCTCAAACCTTTTCGTAATCCGAACGAACTGGCCCAGGTCACTCTGGTCGGCGCCCTGGCGGTCCGCAAATTTCTCGAAAAGTTGGGTTGCGCCGGAGCGGTCGTCAAATGGCCAAACGATGTCCTGGTCCACGGCCGGAAGATCAGCGGGATCTTGACCGAACGACTCCCTTCCGGACACCTGATCATCGGTCTTGGTGTTAATATTAATACCTTACCCGCGGCAGTGGGGGAGAACGCGACCAGTCTTTTCGCTCTGACTGGAAAAAACCATCAGCTGGACGAGTGCTTGGCCATCCTGCTGGCCGAGCTGGAGCAGGAGTATCTTGCTTACCTCGGTAAATTTTGCTAA
- the aroH gene encoding chorismate mutase gives MAVRGIRGAITVPRNDKGEIISATRELLQALVVENGLEVAEIASALFSTTRDLNAEFPAVAAREIGWHDTPLLCGNEIDVPGSLPLCVRVLLHVNTDRPQTAMRHVYLREAKNLRR, from the coding sequence ATGGCAGTCAGAGGTATTCGCGGGGCGATCACCGTTCCCAGAAACGATAAAGGGGAGATCATCAGCGCGACCAGGGAGTTGCTGCAGGCACTGGTTGTGGAGAACGGTTTAGAGGTGGCCGAGATTGCCTCGGCTCTTTTCTCCACCACCCGCGATCTGAACGCCGAGTTCCCGGCGGTCGCCGCCCGGGAGATCGGCTGGCACGATACGCCGCTTCTCTGCGGCAACGAGATTGACGTCCCCGGCAGTTTGCCGCTCTGCGTCCGTGTTCTCTTGCACGTTAACACCGACCGGCCGCAGACGGCCATGCGCCACGTCTATTTGCGCGAAGCCAAGAATCTTAGGAGGTAG
- the aroF gene encoding 3-deoxy-7-phosphoheptulonate synthase translates to MIIIMKPDASQEQIDLVSARLKKHGFGVHLSQGAERAVIGAIGDKSAIQLESIQMMPGVSEIVPIRKPYKMVSREFQKADTIVELAGGVKIGAGQKLVVMAGPCSVEGEKEFLEVAEVVKRAGASVLRGGAFKPRTSPYAFQGLGEQGLKFMAQAREKTGLPFVTEVMDTRDVELVARYADMLQIGARNMANFNLLKEVGKTKKPILLKRGPGSTIQEWLMSAEYILSEGNKQVVLCERGIRTFETATRNTLDLNAVPVVKKLTHLPIIVDPSHGTGEWDLVPAMAKAGIAAGADGLMIEVHPRPDEAMSDGAQSLKPDTFQKLMTELKAVAAAVGRTL, encoded by the coding sequence GTGATCATCATCATGAAGCCGGACGCGAGCCAGGAGCAGATCGACCTGGTCTCGGCGAGGCTGAAAAAGCACGGTTTCGGCGTTCATCTTTCCCAGGGAGCGGAACGCGCCGTGATCGGCGCGATCGGCGACAAATCAGCGATCCAGCTCGAATCCATCCAAATGATGCCGGGCGTTTCCGAGATCGTCCCCATCCGCAAGCCTTACAAAATGGTCAGTCGCGAATTCCAAAAAGCGGATACGATCGTTGAGTTAGCTGGTGGCGTGAAGATCGGCGCCGGCCAAAAGCTCGTGGTGATGGCCGGTCCGTGTTCGGTGGAAGGGGAAAAGGAGTTCCTGGAAGTCGCGGAGGTGGTCAAGCGGGCAGGTGCTTCCGTTCTGCGCGGCGGCGCTTTCAAACCGCGGACTTCCCCCTATGCTTTTCAGGGCCTGGGGGAGCAGGGCTTAAAGTTCATGGCCCAGGCGCGTGAGAAGACCGGACTTCCTTTCGTCACCGAGGTCATGGACACTCGCGACGTGGAATTGGTCGCCAGGTACGCGGATATGCTGCAGATCGGCGCGCGGAATATGGCTAATTTTAATTTATTGAAAGAAGTTGGCAAAACCAAAAAGCCGATCTTGCTGAAACGAGGTCCCGGCTCAACTATTCAGGAGTGGCTGATGTCGGCTGAATATATCCTCTCGGAGGGGAACAAACAGGTTGTCTTGTGTGAGCGCGGGATCAGGACATTTGAAACGGCGACCAGAAATACCCTCGATCTCAACGCCGTTCCGGTCGTGAAAAAATTGACCCATCTGCCGATCATTGTCGACCCCAGCCACGGGACAGGTGAATGGGACCTGGTCCCGGCCATGGCCAAAGCGGGGATCGCGGCCGGTGCGGATGGTTTGATGATCGAGGTCCACCCGCGGCCGGACGAAGCGATGAGCGACGGAGCGCAGTCGCTTAAACCGGATACGTTCCAGAAGTTGATGACCGAGTTGAAGGCAGTGGCGGCGGCAGTTGGGCGAACCCTTTAA
- a CDS encoding S-layer homology domain-containing protein has protein sequence MKKITLLLLTFCLAWPALAQSGEATAVPLRLKDVPDDHWAASAVYDLVRLGVTKGYPDGTFRGNKPINRFETAIFLSKLAKSLGGEDIKGEIKALRDQIADLKKPQGEMAVAGTYQGDWKMGNILSSAGAPRTGLADYRLVVKTAKELGEGADLKINLDTMDYGYYDDGSAAIPGRGLLASELFDIESNLKLDLSDWNLKAPVHLKLTYGPGPKQHAFDPTGAFSSEVGVTYLRPDTGIEARTKLFGAEVTTGYYSLQNRTLDLSGRINTSWLTGAISYKFDRFLLVRDFKVDLTGDYVSRGLLSTSDRSIKAKIDLLAPLGEKAQAQTTVGLGKSSSQMMVAGSVSLNDPWETGTVMMVRAAKVGSAYIDGRFAGEQFDLAGYDNFDRPLENGTVNFGGQLVQSVSDKVKLIGKGDVRLNGDFKYEGSRARATGQGGISYNLAPNVNFDAAYRVYQDKLSGDTSDLAAVGLLYRF, from the coding sequence ATGAAGAAAATAACGCTATTGCTCTTAACTTTTTGTCTAGCCTGGCCGGCCTTGGCCCAGAGTGGGGAAGCTACGGCCGTTCCTTTACGGCTCAAGGATGTTCCAGACGACCACTGGGCGGCCTCGGCGGTCTACGACCTGGTCCGCCTCGGCGTGACGAAAGGGTATCCCGACGGAACTTTCCGCGGCAACAAACCGATCAACCGCTTTGAGACCGCTATTTTTCTCTCGAAATTGGCCAAGTCGCTCGGCGGCGAAGATATCAAGGGCGAGATCAAGGCATTACGCGATCAGATCGCCGACCTCAAGAAGCCGCAGGGGGAAATGGCGGTCGCTGGTACTTACCAGGGGGACTGGAAGATGGGGAATATCCTTTCGTCGGCCGGCGCGCCGCGCACCGGACTGGCCGATTACCGGCTGGTCGTCAAGACGGCCAAGGAGCTGGGCGAAGGGGCCGACCTCAAGATCAATCTTGATACGATGGATTACGGCTACTATGACGACGGCTCGGCGGCTATCCCGGGGCGCGGACTGCTCGCTTCGGAATTGTTCGATATCGAATCAAATTTAAAATTGGACCTTTCCGATTGGAACCTCAAGGCGCCCGTCCATCTGAAATTGACCTATGGCCCGGGACCCAAACAGCATGCCTTTGATCCGACCGGCGCTTTTTCCAGCGAGGTCGGGGTTACTTATCTCCGCCCGGACACCGGGATCGAAGCAAGAACAAAACTGTTCGGCGCCGAAGTGACCACCGGCTATTATTCATTGCAGAACCGGACGCTCGACCTTTCCGGCCGGATCAACACCAGCTGGCTGACCGGAGCGATCAGCTATAAGTTCGACCGTTTCCTCCTGGTCAGGGACTTCAAGGTTGACCTGACCGGCGATTACGTTTCGCGCGGACTCCTTTCCACCAGTGACCGGAGCATCAAGGCGAAGATCGACCTGCTGGCGCCGCTCGGCGAGAAAGCCCAGGCGCAGACGACCGTCGGCTTGGGTAAGAGCTCGAGCCAGATGATGGTCGCCGGCAGTGTCTCTTTGAACGACCCGTGGGAGACCGGGACCGTGATGATGGTCCGGGCGGCCAAGGTCGGTTCGGCTTATATTGACGGGCGTTTTGCCGGCGAGCAATTCGACCTGGCCGGTTATGATAATTTTGACCGGCCGCTGGAGAACGGGACCGTCAATTTCGGCGGCCAGTTGGTCCAGTCGGTTTCCGATAAGGTTAAATTGATCGGTAAAGGCGATGTCCGTTTGAACGGCGACTTCAAATATGAGGGGAGCCGAGCGCGGGCGACCGGGCAGGGCGGGATCTCCTATAATCTCGCCCCGAACGTTAACTTTGACGCCGCCTACCGCGTTTACCAGGACAAGTTGAGCGGCGACACCTCCGACCTGGCCGCGGTCGGCCTGCTCTACCGCTTTTGA
- the hflX gene encoding GTPase HflX, with translation MRTERAVLVGVEIGREAPALEELARLADTAGADTVATLTQKRERPDPKYFIGSGKIEELKALAAEHRANLAIFDHPLSPSQTRNIEDSSGLKVIDRTELILDIFAQHARSREGKLQVELAQSTFLLTRLGGRGVMMSRLGGGIATRGPGETRLEYDRRHIRAKICALKKQIDKVRQERQVKRERRRQARIPTVALVGYTNSGKSTLLNALTKAGVLTEDKLFATLDPTVRRLYLPSGRVVLLTDTVGFIQKLPHQLVAAFQATLEEVSEADLLLHVIDAAHQGYEQQISAVYEVLEELHSIAKPLISIFNKADQLEKKLSKKTLAKYKPAVVISALRGEGLKELLATIDAQLPPPLPTHPLAQN, from the coding sequence ATGAGAACGGAACGGGCGGTCTTAGTCGGGGTCGAGATCGGGCGGGAGGCGCCGGCCCTCGAGGAATTGGCCCGGCTGGCCGACACGGCCGGGGCGGACACTGTCGCCACCCTCACCCAAAAAAGGGAGCGCCCGGACCCAAAATATTTCATCGGCTCGGGTAAAATAGAGGAGCTGAAAGCGCTGGCCGCCGAACACCGGGCCAACCTGGCTATTTTCGACCATCCCCTCTCCCCCTCCCAGACCAGGAACATCGAGGACTCGAGCGGCCTCAAGGTCATCGACCGGACCGAGCTGATCCTCGACATTTTCGCCCAGCACGCCCGGTCGCGTGAAGGAAAACTCCAGGTCGAGCTGGCCCAGTCAACTTTTCTGCTGACCCGGCTCGGCGGACGCGGTGTGATGATGTCGCGGCTCGGCGGCGGGATCGCCACCCGCGGCCCGGGCGAGACCAGACTGGAATACGACCGGCGCCACATCCGCGCCAAGATCTGCGCGCTCAAAAAGCAGATCGATAAGGTCCGGCAGGAACGCCAGGTCAAGCGGGAACGGCGGCGCCAGGCGCGCATCCCCACCGTCGCCCTCGTCGGTTACACCAACTCCGGCAAATCGACCCTGCTTAACGCGCTGACCAAAGCCGGGGTCTTGACGGAAGACAAACTTTTCGCCACGCTTGACCCGACGGTGCGCCGGTTGTATCTTCCCTCCGGCCGCGTCGTTCTGTTGACCGATACCGTCGGTTTTATCCAGAAACTCCCCCACCAGCTGGTCGCCGCCTTCCAGGCGACGCTGGAAGAAGTGAGCGAAGCCGACCTCTTGCTCCATGTCATTGACGCCGCCCATCAAGGTTATGAACAACAGATCAGCGCCGTTTACGAGGTTTTAGAGGAATTGCACAGTATCGCCAAGCCGCTCATCTCTATCTTCAATAAGGCGGACCAGCTGGAGAAAAAGCTAAGCAAGAAGACGTTGGCTAAATATAAACCGGCGGTCGTCATTTCCGCCCTGCGGGGCGAAGGCTTAAAGGAATTATTGGCTACAATCGACGCCCAACTGCCGCCGCCACTGCCAACTCACCCGCTAGCGCAAAACTGA
- a CDS encoding S-layer homology domain-containing protein codes for MKYLALFSFFILVFGPWTSPAWAQENYLRDVPEGHYAYDAVYDLVRRGVTDGFPDGTYRGRQAMTRFEIAAFITKLTESFRRRQGANEKLIEELKSEVAGVRAGREKDTTLSGRVDARWRQGEVGSAADYRLRTKIEKKFGDLATIKAGLDTMDGGFDNGARELTRELLDFEGRVKLGGGTLKMSVGPGDVAHLDPGLFPWESAEKYRRPRRSVGYYFTQGKTDLALDYLSRSTAASGAVTLAEFSPKLTQRYPLFSFSLNPRWFQANEGGRDICLELSAENKFGQLLVGAAKTTDLPHGLYAKGMLAFGDSFRLVAQKVGSQYRQQFSYNIFDLFDRNISDGTTSVGGQFNIVLPFDLYSKLTGDYTLPGEVVTGEFRLGCKVSAAQTFELVYQGYRAATYSQALGVASAVSF; via the coding sequence GTGAAATATTTAGCTTTATTTAGTTTTTTTATATTAGTCTTCGGTCCGTGGACTTCCCCCGCTTGGGCGCAAGAAAATTACCTGCGCGACGTGCCGGAGGGGCATTACGCCTATGACGCCGTTTACGACCTGGTCCGCCGCGGAGTGACCGATGGTTTCCCCGATGGGACTTACCGCGGCCGGCAAGCGATGACCCGCTTTGAGATCGCCGCTTTCATTACCAAGCTCACTGAATCCTTTCGCCGCCGGCAAGGGGCCAACGAGAAACTGATCGAGGAGCTGAAGAGCGAGGTCGCCGGGGTCCGGGCCGGGCGGGAGAAGGACACTACTCTGTCCGGGCGAGTTGACGCGCGCTGGCGCCAGGGTGAGGTCGGGAGCGCGGCCGATTACCGTCTCCGGACTAAAATAGAGAAGAAATTCGGCGACCTGGCCACCATTAAGGCCGGTCTGGACACCATGGATGGCGGGTTTGATAACGGCGCCCGCGAACTGACCAGGGAACTGCTCGATTTTGAAGGACGGGTCAAGCTCGGCGGCGGGACGCTCAAAATGTCAGTGGGGCCGGGCGATGTCGCCCACCTCGATCCTGGTCTCTTTCCCTGGGAATCGGCCGAGAAATACCGCCGCCCGCGGCGGTCGGTCGGCTACTATTTTACGCAGGGGAAGACCGATCTGGCGCTTGATTATCTCTCCCGGTCGACAGCCGCCTCGGGGGCGGTTACCTTGGCCGAGTTCAGTCCCAAGCTGACCCAACGTTATCCCTTGTTCAGTTTTTCTCTGAACCCGAGATGGTTCCAGGCTAACGAGGGGGGACGTGACATCTGCCTGGAGCTGTCGGCGGAAAATAAATTCGGCCAGCTCCTGGTCGGCGCCGCCAAGACGACCGACCTGCCGCACGGTTTATATGCCAAAGGGATGCTGGCGTTCGGCGATAGCTTCCGCCTGGTCGCCCAGAAAGTCGGCAGCCAGTACCGCCAACAGTTCAGTTACAATATTTTTGATCTTTTTGACCGGAACATTTCTGACGGTACTACCAGTGTCGGCGGGCAATTCAACATCGTTTTGCCTTTTGATCTTTATAGTAAATTGACGGGGGATTACACCCTTCCGGGCGAGGTCGTGACCGGGGAATTCCGCCTGGGCTGCAAAGTCTCGGCCGCGCAAACCTTTGAGCTCGTTTACCAGGGCTATCGGGCCGCGACCTACTCGCAGGCGCTCGGGGTAGCGTCAGCGGTCAGTTTCTAG
- a CDS encoding endonuclease domain-containing protein translates to MRQRLSNLVKQTVRSLRKDQTEAEKVLWRALKDRKLSGKKFLRQHPIVFEWQGRERFLIADFYCHEAKLVIEVDGGVHEQQKDYDEAREYVLKSLGLSIVRFRNAEIIDQLRISLDALRVYLKPSQPSLSKRGGSVLR, encoded by the coding sequence ATGCGACAACGTTTAAGCAATCTGGTGAAACAAACCGTCCGTAGCCTGAGAAAGGACCAAACCGAGGCTGAAAAAGTCTTATGGAGAGCGCTAAAAGATAGGAAGTTATCAGGAAAAAAGTTTTTGCGGCAGCATCCGATTGTTTTTGAGTGGCAGGGGAGGGAACGGTTTTTGATCGCTGACTTTTATTGTCATGAAGCTAAATTGGTCATCGAAGTTGACGGAGGCGTACATGAGCAACAAAAAGATTATGATGAGGCCAGGGAATATGTCCTTAAAAGTTTAGGCCTAAGCATTGTCCGTTTTCGTAATGCGGAAATAATCGATCAGTTAAGAATATCATTAGATGCCTTAAGAGTTTACTTGAAACCTTCCCAACCCTCTCTTTCTAAGAGAGGGGGGTCAGTTTTGCGCTAG
- a CDS encoding carbon starvation CstA family protein, producing MNVLVVLLISLPLFGLAYFFYANYIGRALKLDAYRPTPAVLYRDDRDFVPTQPAVIFAHHFAAIAGAGPIVGPTVALLFGYVPVWLWILVGAVFIGAVHDFTALFVSVREGGKSMAEVAGRTLGRSGFILFISFTIIMIVLVTAAFLGLTTKALTSLAPLATLQLPADQTLLHTVVDNGVIKGKIGGIASTSVIIMTLFAPLLGYFLYVRKTSVWWLTGAATVVAVLSIYLGFLLPITFDPRVWMVLITIYTFIAAWIPVWVILQPRDFINVQILYAGIAALLLGIVVAGLKGVTLNAPAFNLAAASAHPALGSVWPVLFITVACGAISGFHALVSGGTSGKQVKSERDILPVAYGAMLLEAVLAVCVVIVVGAGLRFPEYISLVFPAQLDQSNPVLAFSLATGNLLNLSLGIPQVFGTIFGILMLEGFVVTTLDVSVRLNRYLFEELWGAVFKKPPRILKSYLFNSFLSVTLMLGLASTNAYITIWPIFGTGNQLLAALTLISISAWLIVRGRPAWFTIIPALFMLATTFASLLLLLFTKYIPGGNYPLLVTDLLLLALSFGVAAKAAQLFIKVRKGIAFNPEIQLGTEQLAEEMHLG from the coding sequence ATGAACGTCTTGGTTGTCTTGCTGATCTCGCTCCCGCTTTTTGGTTTGGCGTATTTCTTTTACGCCAACTATATTGGCCGGGCGCTCAAGCTTGATGCCTACCGGCCAACGCCGGCGGTTCTCTACCGCGATGACCGTGACTTTGTTCCGACCCAGCCGGCGGTCATCTTTGCCCATCATTTCGCGGCGATCGCCGGGGCGGGGCCGATCGTCGGCCCGACGGTCGCGCTCCTTTTTGGTTATGTTCCGGTCTGGCTCTGGATCCTGGTCGGCGCAGTTTTCATTGGCGCGGTCCATGACTTTACCGCTCTCTTTGTCTCGGTCCGCGAGGGGGGGAAGTCGATGGCCGAGGTGGCCGGCCGGACCCTGGGGCGGAGCGGCTTTATCCTGTTCATCTCTTTCACTATTATCATGATCGTTTTGGTCACGGCCGCTTTTCTCGGTTTGACCACCAAGGCCCTGACCTCGCTCGCCCCGCTGGCGACCCTGCAGCTCCCGGCGGACCAAACGCTTCTTCATACGGTCGTTGATAATGGGGTCATTAAGGGGAAGATCGGCGGGATCGCTTCGACCTCGGTCATCATCATGACCCTCTTTGCTCCGCTCCTCGGTTATTTCCTCTATGTCAGAAAAACCAGCGTCTGGTGGTTGACGGGGGCGGCAACTGTGGTGGCGGTCCTCTCGATCTATCTCGGTTTTCTCCTGCCAATCACTTTTGATCCCCGGGTCTGGATGGTCTTGATCACCATTTATACTTTTATCGCCGCCTGGATCCCGGTCTGGGTCATCCTCCAGCCGCGCGACTTCATTAACGTCCAAATATTGTACGCCGGTATCGCCGCCCTGTTGCTGGGGATCGTCGTCGCCGGATTGAAAGGGGTGACTTTGAACGCCCCGGCCTTCAACCTGGCCGCGGCCTCGGCTCATCCCGCCCTCGGCTCCGTCTGGCCGGTCCTCTTTATTACCGTCGCCTGCGGGGCGATCTCCGGTTTCCACGCGCTGGTTTCCGGCGGCACTTCGGGCAAGCAGGTCAAGAGCGAGCGCGATATTTTGCCGGTCGCTTACGGCGCGATGCTCCTGGAAGCGGTCCTGGCGGTTTGCGTCGTCATCGTCGTCGGCGCCGGCCTGCGCTTCCCGGAGTATATCAGTTTGGTTTTTCCCGCCCAGCTCGACCAGTCTAACCCGGTCCTCGCCTTTTCCCTGGCCACCGGTAATTTGTTGAACTTGAGCCTGGGAATCCCCCAGGTCTTTGGCACGATCTTTGGTATCCTGATGCTGGAAGGATTCGTCGTCACCACGCTCGACGTGTCGGTCCGCTTGAACCGTTATCTTTTCGAGGAATTGTGGGGGGCGGTGTTCAAAAAACCACCGCGCATTCTCAAGTCTTATCTTTTTAATTCTTTCCTCTCGGTCACTCTGATGCTTGGCCTCGCTTCCACTAATGCCTACATTACGATCTGGCCGATCTTTGGCACGGGGAACCAGCTCCTGGCGGCGCTCACCCTGATCTCAATCTCGGCCTGGCTGATCGTCCGCGGACGCCCCGCCTGGTTCACTATCATCCCGGCCCTCTTTATGCTGGCGACGACCTTCGCTTCCTTGCTCCTGTTGCTGTTCACTAAATATATTCCCGGGGGAAATTACCCGTTGCTGGTGACCGATCTCCTCCTGCTGGCTTTATCATTTGGAGTGGCGGCTAAAGCGGCGCAATTATTCATTAAAGTTAGAAAGGGGATTGCTTTTAACCCAGAAATTCAGTTGGGGACGGAACAGTTAGCAGAGGAAATGCACTTGGGTTAA